In Carnobacterium sp. CP1, the following are encoded in one genomic region:
- a CDS encoding ABC transporter permease, translating into MSIILSSISQGLLWSVMAIGVYLTFRILDIADLTAEGSFPLGAAVCASLIVAGIPPWLSTIAALIAGMLAGTVSGLLHTVLKIPALLTGILTMTALYSINLRIMGKANVTLLGQGTLMRTMQSFGLNSRTAVLAVGALVALLVILVLYLFFNTETGLAIRSTGDNEDMSEANGIHTNAMKIIGYMLSNGLIALSGALIAQNNSYADIGMGIGTIVIGLASVIIGEVIFHNLSFAKRLVTIVIGAVVYRLIIDLVLQLGVDPQDIKLFSALILAIALSTPLLKKKSGKILKKSPYAKKKGVQ; encoded by the coding sequence ATGAGTATAATATTATCAAGTATTTCACAAGGGTTATTATGGTCGGTCATGGCAATCGGAGTGTATTTAACTTTTCGAATTTTAGATATTGCCGATTTAACAGCTGAAGGTAGTTTTCCATTAGGGGCAGCTGTCTGTGCCAGTCTGATCGTTGCTGGAATTCCGCCTTGGCTTTCTACCATTGCAGCACTGATTGCGGGGATGTTGGCCGGAACGGTATCTGGACTTTTGCATACAGTACTGAAAATTCCCGCTCTACTGACCGGAATACTGACAATGACGGCTCTCTATTCCATTAATTTAAGAATCATGGGAAAAGCTAACGTGACGCTACTTGGACAAGGAACATTGATGCGGACTATGCAAAGCTTTGGTTTGAACAGCCGGACAGCTGTATTAGCAGTTGGAGCACTGGTAGCACTGCTGGTGATTTTAGTTTTATACTTATTTTTTAATACGGAAACAGGCTTAGCTATTCGCTCAACAGGAGACAATGAAGACATGAGTGAAGCAAATGGCATTCATACTAATGCTATGAAAATTATCGGGTATATGTTGAGTAATGGCTTGATTGCTTTGTCCGGTGCATTGATTGCGCAAAACAATAGTTATGCGGATATTGGCATGGGAATTGGCACAATCGTTATTGGATTGGCTTCCGTTATTATCGGAGAAGTCATCTTCCATAACTTATCATTTGCAAAACGTTTAGTGACGATCGTTATTGGAGCTGTGGTTTACCGCTTGATCATCGATTTGGTGCTGCAGCTGGGAGTTGATCCTCAAGATATCAAATTGTTTTCAGCACTGATTTTAGCGATTGCTCTTTCAACACCCTTGCTGAAAAAGAAGTCTGGAAAAATCTTGAAAAAATCTCCATATGCAAAAAAGAAAGGGGTACAATAA
- a CDS encoding ABC transporter ATP-binding protein yields the protein MAAILEVQAIHKSFETGTINENHVLKGLDLTIKEEEFVTIIGGNGAGKSTLLNSIAGSFFVDEGRIFLDGEDVTYKKTAERSKHIGRVFQDPKMGTATRLSIEENLAVAYNRGKRRGLSLGVKEKQRTLFRKRLRQLDLGLENRLKMEVGLLSGGQRQALTLLMATLETPKLLLLDEHTAALDPKTSQMVLELTDKIVQEEKLTAMMITHNMENAIEYGNRLIMLHNGQIVVDVSGVEKKKMTVPDLLELFHKNSGNRVSDDALILG from the coding sequence ATGGCTGCTATCCTAGAAGTACAAGCTATTCACAAAAGCTTTGAGACAGGAACGATCAATGAAAACCATGTGTTAAAAGGGTTGGATTTAACGATTAAAGAAGAAGAATTTGTGACGATCATTGGTGGAAACGGAGCAGGGAAATCAACGTTATTAAATAGTATTGCAGGGAGCTTCTTTGTTGATGAAGGGCGCATTTTCTTAGATGGGGAAGACGTGACATACAAAAAAACAGCAGAACGGTCGAAACATATCGGTCGTGTTTTCCAAGATCCTAAAATGGGGACGGCCACAAGATTAAGCATTGAAGAAAATTTAGCTGTTGCTTATAATCGCGGGAAAAGAAGAGGGCTCTCGTTAGGTGTTAAAGAAAAGCAACGGACACTATTTAGAAAACGATTGAGACAACTAGATTTAGGGCTAGAAAACCGCTTGAAAATGGAAGTTGGTTTATTATCTGGCGGGCAACGCCAAGCGTTAACATTGTTGATGGCTACTTTAGAAACACCGAAGTTGCTTCTTTTAGATGAGCATACGGCAGCTCTAGATCCTAAAACAAGTCAGATGGTATTAGAGTTGACCGATAAAATCGTTCAAGAAGAAAAATTGACAGCCATGATGATCACACATAATATGGAAAATGCGATTGAATATGGCAACCGGTTGATTATGTTGCATAATGGGCAAATTGTTGTTGATGTTTCGGGTGTTGAAAAGAAGAAAATGACAGTTCCTGATTTATTGGAATTGTTTCATAAAAACAGCGGCAATCGTGTTAGTGATGATGCGCTGATTTTAGGATAA
- the trhO gene encoding oxygen-dependent tRNA uridine(34) hydroxylase TrhO yields MSKDYRVLLYYQYVLIEDPEQFTKDHLAFCKEIGLKGRILIASEGINGTVSGTFEQTQRYMDEMHADTRFADMVFKIDEESTEAFKKMHVRHRQELVTLNLEDDIDPNEITGEYLDPKAFREAILDEGTIVIDARNDYEYDLGHFRGAVRPDIRSFRELPQWIRDNKEEFMDKRVVTYCTGGIRCEKFSGWLVKEGFKDVGQLHGGIATYGKDPEVQGELWDGQMYVFDSRISVPVNQKEHVIVGRDWFDGSPCERYVNCANPKCNRQILTSVENEHKYLRGCCYDCRVASENLYVKHNHLSQEEVSERLAEIGEILPTSNF; encoded by the coding sequence ATGTCTAAAGATTATCGTGTATTGCTTTATTACCAATATGTTCTTATTGAAGACCCAGAGCAATTTACAAAAGACCATTTAGCATTTTGTAAAGAAATTGGTTTAAAAGGTAGAATCTTAATCGCTTCAGAAGGTATCAATGGCACCGTTTCGGGAACGTTCGAACAAACTCAACGTTACATGGATGAAATGCATGCTGATACTCGTTTTGCTGATATGGTTTTTAAAATTGATGAAGAAAGTACAGAAGCTTTCAAAAAAATGCATGTTCGCCACCGGCAAGAATTAGTTACATTAAACTTAGAAGATGACATCGACCCCAATGAAATCACAGGGGAATATTTGGACCCTAAAGCCTTCCGGGAAGCCATTTTAGATGAAGGTACAATTGTCATTGATGCGCGTAATGATTATGAATATGATTTAGGGCACTTCAGAGGTGCAGTTCGACCGGATATCCGCTCTTTTCGTGAACTCCCTCAATGGATTCGCGACAATAAAGAAGAGTTCATGGATAAACGTGTTGTAACTTATTGTACAGGCGGGATCCGTTGTGAAAAGTTTTCAGGTTGGCTAGTCAAAGAAGGATTTAAAGATGTCGGTCAATTACATGGCGGCATTGCTACGTATGGTAAAGATCCTGAAGTCCAAGGCGAGTTATGGGACGGTCAAATGTATGTATTCGATAGTCGAATCAGTGTACCTGTAAACCAAAAAGAACATGTGATTGTTGGTCGGGATTGGTTTGATGGTTCTCCTTGCGAACGGTATGTTAACTGTGCAAACCCTAAGTGCAATCGTCAAATTTTAACTTCAGTTGAAAACGAGCACAAATACTTGCGCGGCTGTTGTTACGATTGCCGAGTTGCATCAGAGAATTTGTATGTAAAACACAATCATCTAAGCCAAGAGGAAGTTAGTGAGCGTTTAGCTGAAATTGGCGAAATATTGCCAACTTCTAACTTCTAA
- a CDS encoding DNA-3-methyladenine glycosylase I, translating into MNDRMRCTWATKTPLDQHYHDYEWGKPHHDDKELFELLILETMQAGLSWSTILAKRENYREALDGFDPLKIQIYDQLKIEELLANPGIIRHKLKIKAIIKNARSFLAVQEEWGTFDRYLWSFVDYQPIVNHYSTGEQIPVKTELSEKLAADMKKRNFSFIGPVTCYAYLQAAGLINDHEAGCQFK; encoded by the coding sequence ATGAACGATAGGATGCGATGTACTTGGGCAACAAAAACGCCATTAGATCAACATTACCATGATTATGAATGGGGGAAGCCACATCATGATGACAAAGAGTTGTTTGAATTACTGATTCTTGAAACCATGCAAGCTGGTTTGAGCTGGTCTACTATATTAGCGAAAAGAGAGAATTACCGTGAGGCTTTAGATGGGTTTGATCCACTAAAAATCCAAATTTATGATCAACTAAAAATAGAAGAACTGCTGGCTAATCCCGGCATTATACGCCATAAATTAAAAATAAAAGCCATTATCAAAAACGCACGATCCTTTTTAGCGGTTCAAGAAGAATGGGGAACCTTTGATCGCTACTTATGGTCTTTTGTGGATTATCAACCAATCGTCAATCACTACAGCACTGGGGAACAAATTCCTGTGAAAACTGAATTATCCGAAAAACTTGCAGCAGATATGAAAAAAAGAAACTTTTCTTTTATTGGACCAGTGACGTGTTATGCTTACTTGCAAGCTGCTGGGTTGATTAACGATCATGAAGCAGGTTGTCAATTTAAATAA